The stretch of DNA GACTGATTGTACACCAGCGGTGACGTTTTATACTGGCCCAGCCAAGGCCTGTGCTAAGCGATGGAAGAGAGTATCTCCGGATTCAAACGTCGGGGGTCGTGGGGCGATATCGTCGAACACGGCGAGCGCATCACGCGTGCGCTGCGCGACCTCGGGATAGATGGTGAGGCCTTCGAAGCGTGGGACGAATGGCGGCCAAAGAGCCACGAACGACTCGACGAGGACGTAAGTGAGAAAACCGCGAAGCAAGCCTCCATCAGCGAGGGGCGGGGGGAGAAAGCGGGCAAAGAACCGAATGACGACCTGAAGACAGCGGGCAAGAAGCTGTCCGAGTCCTACGAGAAGTTAGACGACCCGGATGAGGCGATGGGGCGGTGGAACGAATCCATCGACTACGTCGCGCGTGCGGCGGACTCCGCGGGGCGCAAAGCCATCCGCAAGGTCGAAGACACCGTCTATCGCAAGGTCATGACCCAACTCGCACCGTACTACTTCGACAACGAACTCGTGAGCGCGAACCTCCAGCAAACCGCGCGCTTCGAGGCTGAAGAG from Haladaptatus sp. ZSTT2 encodes:
- a CDS encoding DUF5828 family protein, encoding MEESISGFKRRGSWGDIVEHGERITRALRDLGIDGEAFEAWDEWRPKSHERLDEDVSEKTAKQASISEGRGEKAGKEPNDDLKTAGKKLSESYEKLDDPDEAMGRWNESIDYVARAADSAGRKAIRKVEDTVYRKVMTQLAPYYFDNELVSANLQQTARFEAEETFVFEVNVNDDAVKAQVSDLLTEYEDTIDRWHIDIEKQTETVEAAEGVEAPESKGRSRSTTN